In one window of Candidatus Woesearchaeota archaeon DNA:
- a CDS encoding acylphosphatase, with the protein MKRLNMVIYGEVQGVGFRHFVQKQAISLGLKGYVQNVTGAVEIVAEGYDDKLQELVRACKKGPIFSQVVDEEHSIVETKGEFKDFGIRH; encoded by the coding sequence ATGAAAAGATTGAACATGGTCATATATGGAGAAGTGCAGGGAGTAGGATTCAGACACTTTGTGCAGAAACAGGCCATATCACTCGGTCTCAAAGGCTATGTGCAGAATGTGACCGGTGCTGTAGAAATTGTGGCAGAAGGCTATGATGACAAGCTCCAGGAATTAGTCCGGGCCTGCAAGAAAGGGCCAATATTCAGCCAGGTCGTCGATGAAGAGCATTCCATTGTCGAGACAAAAGGAGAGTTCAAGGATTTCGGGATACGTCATTGA
- a CDS encoding archease, whose product MAYKYIEGITRADVAFEAYGKTLEQMFSSAAQAVEEVQVDVSRIQGSETREIKLENEDIEKLLFDFLSELVYYKDAEQLVFSKFDIKIKDGYTLKGKLTGEKIDFQKHNPKVDVKAITLHMFKVEKTDSGWKCFVIADI is encoded by the coding sequence ATGGCGTACAAATATATCGAAGGGATAACAAGAGCGGATGTGGCTTTTGAGGCATACGGAAAGACACTGGAGCAGATGTTCTCAAGCGCAGCACAGGCAGTCGAAGAAGTGCAAGTGGATGTAAGCAGGATCCAAGGGTCCGAGACCAGAGAGATAAAGCTTGAAAATGAAGACATAGAAAAGCTGCTCTTCGATTTCCTCAGCGAGCTCGTATACTACAAGGATGCAGAGCAGCTGGTATTCTCGAAATTCGACATAAAAATAAAAGACGGCTATACCCTGAAAGGAAAACTAACCGGTGAAAAGATAGATTTCCAGAAACACAACCCGAAAGTCGATGTGAAAGCGATAACGCTCCATATGTTCAAAGTCGAGAAAACAGATTCAGGATGGAAATGCTTCGTGATAGCGGATATATAG
- the serS gene encoding serine--tRNA ligase: protein MIDIKILRENPELIRKNFEKRRIMERFKEVEVLREKDETWRQAKFDLQKLKHSKNTISQEINQLKKAKKPIDSKLKELKELPKKIEREEQKVDKLKEEIGLGLMNIPNFLHDSVPAGEGEEGNKQEKLFGKKPKFDFKPKSHVDIIDQLDLADTGRAAKISGSRFWFLKGDLAMLDLALQKYAIDFMTKRGYVFVYPPFMMNRKAYEGVISFDDFGEMMYKVDGEDLYLIATSEHPLTAQFMDEVLDESAIPLKFVGLSTNFRREAGSHGKDTKGIFRGHQFNKVEQIIICKPEQSWKFHEELIRNAEEFFQSLGLHFRKVNICTGDIGSIAAKKYDLEVWMPVQDAYREVVSCSNCTDYQARRLNIRYRTKDGSRLVHTLNATCVATSRALVAILENFQNKDGSIAVPEVLVPYVGKRIIKKPK from the coding sequence ATGATTGACATCAAGATTCTGAGGGAGAATCCGGAGCTGATCAGGAAGAATTTTGAGAAGCGAAGGATAATGGAAAGATTCAAGGAAGTCGAAGTTCTGAGGGAAAAGGATGAGACCTGGAGGCAGGCGAAGTTCGATCTCCAGAAGCTCAAGCATTCTAAGAATACCATCTCTCAGGAGATCAATCAGCTGAAGAAAGCTAAGAAGCCTATAGACTCAAAGCTCAAGGAGCTGAAGGAGCTTCCGAAGAAGATTGAGAGAGAGGAACAGAAAGTTGATAAGCTCAAGGAGGAAATCGGTCTTGGCTTGATGAACATCCCGAATTTCCTGCACGATTCTGTTCCGGCAGGTGAAGGCGAGGAAGGCAACAAGCAGGAGAAGCTTTTCGGTAAGAAGCCTAAATTTGATTTCAAGCCAAAGTCTCATGTTGACATCATTGATCAGCTTGATCTGGCAGATACAGGGCGCGCTGCCAAGATCTCTGGCTCCAGGTTCTGGTTCCTGAAAGGCGATCTTGCGATGCTTGATCTTGCATTGCAGAAATATGCCATTGATTTCATGACAAAGAGAGGCTATGTCTTTGTCTATCCTCCTTTTATGATGAACAGGAAAGCCTATGAAGGGGTCATCTCATTCGATGATTTCGGTGAGATGATGTACAAGGTTGACGGCGAGGATCTGTATCTGATTGCGACCTCAGAACATCCTCTCACAGCGCAGTTCATGGATGAGGTGCTCGATGAATCGGCCATTCCTCTGAAGTTTGTCGGTCTCTCGACAAATTTCAGGAGAGAGGCTGGCTCGCATGGCAAGGACACAAAGGGTATTTTCAGGGGTCATCAGTTCAATAAGGTGGAGCAGATCATCATCTGCAAGCCGGAGCAGTCCTGGAAATTCCACGAGGAGCTGATCAGGAATGCAGAGGAGTTCTTCCAGAGCCTTGGCCTGCATTTCCGGAAAGTCAATATCTGTACAGGTGACATAGGATCCATTGCTGCCAAGAAATATGATCTTGAGGTGTGGATGCCTGTCCAGGATGCATATCGTGAAGTGGTCTCTTGCTCAAACTGCACTGATTATCAGGCAAGGAGGCTTAACATCAGGTACCGCACAAAGGATGGCAGCCGGCTCGTCCACACGCTTAATGCTACATGTGTCGCCACATCAAGGGCTCTCGTCGCCATACTGGAGAATTTCCAGAACAAGGACGGCTCCATCGCTGTTCCTGAAGTTCTTGTCCCTTATGTCGGCAAGAGAATCATAAAAAAGCCGAAGTGA
- a CDS encoding PH domain-containing protein has protein sequence MEPNKKKGSVNISVRPARKGFFLSFLMIVLYLVVVIFIELRLRASGIDQKTLTFLTLILLFLSFATFVYIHIRIYSKKLNISESSLVMDEGILNKHHLTIRYPNITEIGVTQNFFARMLNYGNLYIRTSGASQKEFRIDKISHPIHVKNIIEKFSGMNR, from the coding sequence ATGGAGCCGAATAAGAAGAAGGGATCTGTCAACATATCGGTCAGGCCCGCAAGGAAAGGATTTTTCTTGTCTTTCCTTATGATAGTTCTCTATCTTGTTGTTGTCATCTTCATCGAGCTGAGGCTCAGGGCAAGCGGCATTGACCAGAAGACCCTGACCTTCCTGACCCTTATCCTGCTGTTCCTCTCATTTGCCACTTTTGTCTATATCCATATCAGGATTTATTCAAAGAAGCTTAATATCTCAGAATCAAGCCTTGTAATGGATGAGGGCATCCTGAACAAGCATCATTTGACGATAAGATATCCTAATATAACTGAGATCGGGGTCACGCAGAATTTTTTTGCGAGGATGCTGAATTATGGGAACCTTTATATCAGGACCAGCGGCGCCAGCCAGAAGGAGTTCAGGATTGACAAGATAAGTCACCCCATCCATGTGAAGAATATAATCGAGAAGTTTTCAGGCATGAATAGGTAA
- a CDS encoding metallophosphoesterase — translation MRILAAGDIHGDKGIVKRLADKAEKENVDLVVLCGDLTLEEQSTEGIIGPFLKKNKKVVLIPGNHETVATADFLAELYGVTNLHGYSIEHGDVGLFGCGGANIGVFQLPEDEIYKLLKKGYDRIKDMKKKIMVTHIHPKSSVMERFSKMVPASEGVRKAIDKFHPDILLCSHVHEAEGLEEKIGKTKVINVGTKGRIIEI, via the coding sequence ATGAGGATCCTTGCTGCTGGGGATATCCATGGGGATAAGGGTATTGTGAAGAGGCTTGCTGACAAGGCTGAGAAGGAGAATGTCGATCTTGTTGTGCTCTGCGGTGATCTGACCCTGGAGGAGCAGTCCACTGAAGGCATCATCGGCCCTTTCCTCAAGAAGAATAAGAAGGTTGTTCTCATTCCTGGCAACCATGAGACTGTCGCCACTGCTGATTTCCTTGCTGAGCTTTATGGGGTCACTAATCTCCATGGATATTCTATCGAGCACGGCGATGTCGGCCTGTTCGGCTGCGGGGGGGCCAATATCGGCGTCTTCCAGCTTCCTGAAGATGAGATATATAAGCTCCTCAAGAAAGGATATGATAGGATCAAGGACATGAAGAAGAAGATAATGGTGACGCATATCCATCCGAAGTCAAGTGTCATGGAGCGTTTCTCCAAGATGGTTCCTGCGAGCGAAGGTGTCAGGAAAGCGATTGACAAGTTCCACCCGGATATCCTTCTGTGCTCCCATGTCCATGAGGCAGAAGGTCTGGAAGAGAAGATTGGTAAGACCAAGGTCATCAATGTCGGCACAAAAGGAAGGATCATAGAGATATAG
- the tadA gene encoding Flp pilus assembly complex ATPase component TadA: protein MSKKEIFEKVVPDTSVIIEGILSRKIENGEIEVKEILVHEAVLAELENQANQSKETGFLGINELKRIRELQPRFNYRITFSGQKPRSSEIRYAKLGEIDSLIRDLAYDEDAVLFTADKVQAKVAEAKGMKVRFLQIFTKRTRIKLESYFDETTMSVHLRENTFPYAKKGRPGSWDFVPLSGSSLKREQIQEIASEIIEEASIRDDGFIEIERRGSTIVQLGVYRIVITRPAFSDGWEITAVRPVKKLSLDEYRLSEKLMQRIGQQAEGILIAGSPGAGKTTFVQALAEFYASQNKTVKTVEAPRDLQLPETITQYAISHGSPEEIHDILLLVRPDYTVFDEMRNTSDFKLFADMRLSGVGMIGVLHATNPIDAIQRFVGRIELGVIPQVIDTVIFIKDGEPKKVFNLAMVVKVPSGMTEQDLARPVVVVNDFESNRLEYELYSYGEETVVIPVKGGGQKSTVKRMAEKSITQYFKNISGACEVDVTSENSCTVRVPEKDIPKIIGRQGKNIEQIEKDLGLSINVEALSGRAQQGSSEGVAFDPQVSKNSVLFYVDERFIGKNVEIYLDDDYLLTANVGKKARIKIHAKNKIGKMLEEAIHKNGNIRLILV from the coding sequence ATGTCAAAAAAAGAGATCTTTGAGAAGGTTGTTCCTGATACTTCAGTGATAATAGAAGGGATTCTGTCGAGGAAGATTGAAAATGGTGAGATTGAGGTTAAGGAGATTCTTGTTCATGAGGCTGTGCTGGCTGAGCTTGAGAATCAGGCAAACCAGTCTAAGGAGACAGGCTTCCTTGGCATAAATGAGCTGAAGAGGATCAGGGAGCTTCAGCCTAGGTTCAATTACAGGATCACATTTTCTGGTCAGAAGCCGAGATCATCTGAGATCAGGTATGCGAAGCTTGGTGAGATTGATTCCTTGATAAGGGATCTTGCTTACGATGAGGATGCTGTTCTTTTCACTGCAGATAAGGTTCAGGCCAAGGTTGCAGAGGCTAAAGGCATGAAAGTCAGGTTTCTCCAGATTTTCACAAAGAGGACTAGGATCAAGCTCGAATCATATTTCGATGAGACGACGATGTCTGTCCATCTGAGGGAGAACACTTTTCCTTATGCGAAGAAAGGCAGGCCTGGATCCTGGGATTTTGTCCCTCTGTCAGGATCATCCTTGAAGAGGGAGCAGATTCAGGAGATTGCTTCTGAGATCATCGAAGAGGCCAGCATAAGGGATGATGGATTTATTGAGATAGAGCGCCGCGGCTCGACTATTGTCCAGCTCGGTGTTTATCGTATTGTGATCACAAGGCCTGCTTTCTCTGATGGCTGGGAGATCACTGCTGTGCGGCCTGTGAAGAAGCTCAGCCTTGATGAATATCGCCTTTCAGAGAAGCTTATGCAGAGGATAGGACAGCAGGCTGAAGGGATCTTGATTGCTGGCTCTCCTGGAGCTGGGAAGACAACTTTTGTGCAGGCATTGGCGGAATTTTATGCATCGCAGAACAAGACTGTGAAGACTGTTGAGGCCCCGAGGGATCTCCAGCTTCCTGAGACAATCACGCAGTATGCTATCTCGCATGGCTCGCCTGAAGAAATCCATGATATACTTTTGTTGGTCAGGCCGGATTATACTGTTTTTGATGAGATGCGCAACACTTCTGACTTCAAGCTCTTTGCTGACATGAGGCTCAGCGGCGTCGGCATGATCGGTGTCCTTCATGCCACAAATCCTATTGATGCTATCCAGCGTTTTGTCGGCAGGATTGAATTGGGTGTTATTCCCCAGGTCATTGATACTGTCATTTTCATAAAGGATGGGGAGCCGAAGAAGGTCTTCAATCTGGCCATGGTTGTCAAGGTGCCGAGCGGCATGACTGAGCAGGATCTGGCCAGGCCTGTTGTGGTCGTCAATGATTTTGAATCCAACAGGCTTGAATATGAGCTTTATTCTTATGGCGAGGAGACTGTTGTCATACCTGTTAAGGGCGGCGGCCAGAAATCCACTGTGAAGAGGATGGCTGAGAAGAGCATAACACAGTATTTCAAGAATATCTCCGGGGCATGCGAGGTTGATGTGACGAGCGAGAACAGCTGCACTGTCAGGGTCCCTGAGAAGGATATCCCGAAGATTATCGGAAGGCAGGGCAAGAACATTGAGCAGATTGAGAAGGATCTGGGCCTTTCTATCAATGTTGAAGCCCTTTCGGGCAGGGCACAGCAAGGCTCAAGTGAGGGTGTTGCATTTGATCCTCAGGTCTCAAAGAATTCTGTGCTTTTCTATGTTGATGAAAGGTTCATTGGGAAGAATGTGGAGATCTATCTGGATGATGATTATCTTCTCACTGCAAATGTCGGCAAAAAAGCCCGCATAAAGATCCATGCCAAGAACAAGATCGGCAAGATGCTCGAAGAGGCTATCCATAAGAATGGCAATATCAGGTTGATATTGGTTTGA
- a CDS encoding threonylcarbamoyl-AMP synthase yields the protein MILTKEEVKLQEHLLIKKVCEGALFIYPTDTIYGIGCNACDDKAVRKLRDIKKRPDMLFSVIAPSKDWIRNNCVMTGEAMAWLDKLPGPYTLVLKLKDSSCIAPSVNQGSGTLGVRIPDHWIKGFVENLDFPVVTTSANVSGKVYMTKIDDLDEDIRKFCSFIIYEGQKKGSPSDIIDLSKGSVEVKRR from the coding sequence ATGATACTTACTAAAGAGGAAGTTAAATTACAGGAGCACTTGCTGATTAAGAAGGTCTGTGAAGGCGCCCTGTTTATTTATCCGACAGATACCATTTACGGCATAGGCTGCAATGCGTGTGATGATAAGGCTGTCAGGAAATTGAGGGACATCAAGAAGCGGCCGGACATGCTCTTCTCAGTCATAGCACCTTCAAAGGATTGGATAAGGAATAATTGTGTCATGACGGGGGAGGCCATGGCTTGGTTGGATAAGCTGCCTGGACCTTACACCCTTGTCCTCAAGCTGAAGGATAGTTCCTGCATCGCCCCATCTGTTAATCAGGGAAGCGGCACTCTGGGTGTGAGGATACCGGATCATTGGATAAAGGGTTTTGTGGAGAATCTGGATTTTCCTGTTGTCACGACAAGCGCCAATGTCTCTGGCAAGGTTTATATGACAAAGATTGATGACCTTGATGAGGATATAAGGAAATTCTGCAGCTTCATAATATATGAAGGCCAGAAGAAAGGTTCTCCTTCTGATATAATTGATCTGAGCAAGGGTTCTGTAGAGGTGAAGAGAAGATGA
- a CDS encoding AAA family ATPase, with protein MSMFKDMLGSDESLFRDSVALDYDYIPKIVPFRKGEQEHIAACIKPLFSNRSGRNVVVFGPPGVGKTVAVKHLLKELEEETEDIIPMYINCWQKNTSFKIVMEMCHLLDYRFTHNKKTEELFRIVKDALNKKSVVFVFDEIDKTEDQDFLYYLLEEIYRKTIVLITNYKEWHVDLDERIKSRLTAEMKEFRPYNEHETTEIMRHRLQYAFAPGVWDDDAFLIAAKKAYEMNDIRTGLYILKEAGNAAEDVASKKIVRAHVEKAIRKLDEFSIKKKSELKDESQFMLDIIKENSGQKIGDLYRLYLDKGGEESYKSFQRKIKKLEEGKFIVIQKMTGGTTGTTSIITYQTTKKLTDF; from the coding sequence ATGTCGATGTTCAAGGATATGTTAGGCTCTGACGAATCTCTTTTCAGGGATAGTGTTGCGCTTGATTATGATTATATCCCGAAGATTGTGCCTTTCAGGAAAGGGGAGCAGGAGCATATAGCCGCGTGTATAAAGCCGCTTTTTAGCAATCGTTCTGGCCGTAATGTCGTGGTCTTTGGGCCTCCTGGTGTCGGCAAGACAGTCGCTGTGAAGCATCTTCTGAAGGAGCTTGAGGAGGAGACTGAAGATATAATCCCGATGTACATAAATTGCTGGCAGAAGAACACCTCTTTCAAGATCGTGATGGAGATGTGCCATCTGCTTGATTACCGCTTCACCCATAACAAGAAGACTGAAGAGCTCTTCAGGATCGTGAAGGATGCTCTCAACAAGAAGTCTGTGGTTTTTGTGTTCGATGAGATTGACAAGACAGAGGATCAGGACTTCCTGTATTATCTTCTGGAAGAGATTTACAGGAAGACCATCGTTCTTATAACAAATTATAAGGAGTGGCATGTCGATCTTGATGAGCGCATAAAATCCAGGCTCACTGCTGAGATGAAGGAGTTCAGGCCGTACAACGAGCATGAGACAACTGAAATCATGAGGCACAGGCTCCAGTATGCTTTCGCTCCCGGGGTCTGGGATGATGATGCATTTCTCATTGCTGCAAAGAAGGCTTATGAGATGAATGATATCAGGACAGGGCTTTACATACTGAAGGAGGCAGGCAATGCTGCTGAGGATGTTGCCTCGAAAAAGATTGTTAGGGCTCATGTCGAGAAAGCCATCAGGAAGCTTGATGAGTTCTCCATAAAGAAGAAATCAGAGCTTAAAGATGAGTCCCAGTTCATGCTTGATATCATCAAGGAAAATTCTGGCCAGAAGATAGGCGACCTCTATCGTCTCTACCTGGACAAGGGCGGCGAGGAATCCTACAAGTCATTCCAGAGGAAGATAAAAAAGCTTGAAGAAGGGAAATTCATTGTTATCCAGAAGATGACAGGGGGGACAACAGGCACGACATCGATAATCACTTATCAGACAACAAAAAAATTGACTGATTTCTGA